The Dehalogenimonas sp. THU2 nucleotide sequence TGATCTGCCGTCATGTCTGACCGGGTCCGCCCTGGACGCGTCGGTGCGGGCGGCGCGGCTTTCCCCGGAACCGGATTCGACTCAATTATCGAAACCCACGATTAGCCTAAAGCTGAGCGACGGAATTGTTTTATGAATTTTTATTTATTGGGTAACAATGATGTCGCCGCAAACTCTACGTAACACTCATCAATGACCCCTCCGGGGAAGGGGGAGCCGGACGGGGTTCCGGGAAAATTCACCGGTCGCCAAGCAAAACGCACTTTTAAAAATAAATATGAAGCGGCTGAGCGTTGAAGAACCTCCCATCCGTGGATCCTTACCCTTCGACGTTGCTCAGGGCGAAAGGCCGTGTAGGATGACATGGGGGACGGCGAGGGTTAGGGACCAGGGCACGCAGCAGCGTGCCCCTACCGTGGGGTGGGTACGAATCCGCCCGTCGATGAGCACCTGTCCAATCTCTATTCTCTTGGAGAAATTGCCAAAGGCTCAACTATTCGGAAATTCCGAATAGTTCAAATAGAGGGAGCGCTAGATGGCAGCAATGCTTCATAAGCCCTTCGGCGTTGCTCAGGACGAACACGATGACGGTTTGTGGGGAGTTTAGGAAATGGATCCTCCGCTTGCGCGCAGGATGACAAGGGGGCGAGGGAGAGTCCGCCTCTCCATCCGCAACACACGACTCGTAACTCGTGATGCAATTCGATTGAGCTTTTTGGCCTTTCGTGCTAATATAAGCCATCATTTCCAGAAGTTTTTTAGAGGGGATAGTTGTCCCCTCTTTGGTTTATTGAAGATTGACGCAACTGGAAACCGAACTTAACGCTATCAAACCCGCCCGGCCGATGGTCCTGACCATCGGCGTCTTCGACGGCGTCCACCTGGGCCACCAGGCGCTTATCACCGAAACCATCACACAAGCCAAAGCCGGCGGCTATCTGAGCGGCATAGTCACCTTTGCGGGGCACCCCCGGTTGGTGCTGGGGATGCATAAGGAACTGCCGCATTTGACCTCGCTCGAGCAGCGCCTGCGCCTGCTCAGGGGTACGGGCATCGATCACGTCATCAGCCTGACCTTTACCGAAGAACTGGCAGCCCTGCCCGCGGGCGATTTTGTCCGCCTGCTGATCAGGCATCTCTCGATGAAGGGGCTGGTGATCGGGCCGGATTTCGCCCTGGGCAAGGGCCGCGAGGGTAACATCGAATCACTCAAAGCGCTGGGTGGGGAACTCGGTTTCAGCGTGACTGTGGTTCCGCCGCGATTGAAAAACGGCCACAAGGTCAGCTCCACTCTTATCCGTAAGGCCATGGCCGAGAGCGATATGAAGAAGGTCCACGATCTTTTAGGCCGCTGTTTCAGCCTGGAAGGCCGCGTGGTCACGGGTGAAGGCCGCGGCGCCAAACTGGGCATACCCACCGCCAATCTGGAAGTGGCCCCGGATCAGGCGCTGCCCGCGGACGGCGTTTACGTTACCGTCGCTTTCGTCCAGGGTAAATCGGTCCCCGCCATCACCAATATCGGCACCCGCCCCACCTTCGGCGCCGGGCGGCGGACGGTGGAGACCCATGTGCTGGATTTTGACGGCCAGCTTTACGGCAGTATATTGGAAATTGCTATAATAGAGCAGATCCGGCCGGAGGAAAAATTCGCTTCGGCCGATGCGCTCAAGACCCAGATAGCCAGGGATATTTTGAAAGCCCGGCAAATTCTCATGAAAACGGAATGCTCCGATGCTTGAACTGGATTTCATTTTAAAACGCGCCGTGAGTGAGATCATCTCCGAGGAAGAGTTGCGTAAACTGCTGGCCTCCGGGAAGAAACTAAGGCTCAAAGAGGGATTCGACCCCAGCTCCAGGGACATCCACCTGGGACATATGGTGGGACTGCGGAAACTGCGGCAATTGCAGGAACTGGGGCACCAGGTCGTGCTCATCGTCGGCGACTGGACCGCCCAGATCGGCGATCCCACCGGCGCCTCC carries:
- a CDS encoding bifunctional riboflavin kinase/FAD synthetase, yielding MTQLETELNAIKPARPMVLTIGVFDGVHLGHQALITETITQAKAGGYLSGIVTFAGHPRLVLGMHKELPHLTSLEQRLRLLRGTGIDHVISLTFTEELAALPAGDFVRLLIRHLSMKGLVIGPDFALGKGREGNIESLKALGGELGFSVTVVPPRLKNGHKVSSTLIRKAMAESDMKKVHDLLGRCFSLEGRVVTGEGRGAKLGIPTANLEVAPDQALPADGVYVTVAFVQGKSVPAITNIGTRPTFGAGRRTVETHVLDFDGQLYGSILEIAIIEQIRPEEKFASADALKTQIARDILKARQILMKTECSDA